The archaeon BMS3Bbin15 DNA segment GAGAAGGCTACTGCTCGCCACACACCAGAATTCTTGCAGGTGAAGTTAAGAAACCCAAGGAGGAGCATTCGAAAGCTGATATTCTTGCCCACCCCCAGTGCAGCGGTGATGTTCTCGAGCTGGCTGACTTCATTTCCAATACCACAGGTATGGTTGCTTTTGTAAGGCACTCTGCTGGTAGCGAGTTTATTGTGTGCACTGAAATAGGTTTAAAGCACGGTCTGGAGAAGGAGTTCCCTGAAAAGAGCTTTTACTTTCCAAGTGAATTTGCACTTTGCAGGAATCACAAGAGCATTGACCTCGGTGATATATATCTATCTATGAAGGATATGGAGAAGAAGGTTGAAATACCGGAAGATATAGCTGAGAAAGCCAGGCAGGCTCTTCATGCCGGCGGAATAATTTAATAGCCATACATAATCTTTTTATTCTTAATTGCCCGAACATTTATAAAAAGTTATATTCTGTGCTACTCACGGATAAGATAAATGAGGTCTCAGATGGATACA contains these protein-coding regions:
- a CDS encoding quinolinate synthetase, yielding MVAFVRHSAGSEFIVCTEIGLKHGLEKEFPEKSFYFPSEFALCRNHKSIDLGDIYLSMKDMEKKVEIPEDIAEKARQALHAGGII